Genomic DNA from Paenibacillus sp. KS-LC4:
AATCCGGCTAATATTAGCAGCGACAAACTGAGCGCAATCCTTGCACAGCTGAATGCTACAGGTGACGCGGCGCAGCGTGTAAAGCTTACGCAAGCTGCCACTGCGGTAATTAAAGCGCAGGCTCTGCATTCCTACGCGGTCTATCCAAACATAATCGTAGGCATGAATAAGAAGGTGACGGGCTGGACACCAGGACCTGAAGAATATTATTTAGTTACAAACAAGATGGATGTGTCTTAACGTGCTGAAGCTCATAAAAAAACGATTGATTCAACTCGTATTTGTTCTCTTTATTTTATCCTTAGTTGTTTTTATTCTGATGAAGCTCGCACCCGGCGACCCTGTGCTTACCTTGCTGCATGCTGATGAAATGTCGATTACTCAGGCTGATGAAGCTGCGCTTCGGGAGGAGCTTGGCTTCAATCAGCCTGTGCTTGTGCAATACGGAAAATGGATGCTCAGGCTAATCCAGCTTGATCTGGGCACCTCATACTTAAAAGGCCGCCCGGTGCTGGATGAGCTGCTTGATAAGCTTCCGGCGACGATTCAGCTGACAGCGAGCGGGCTCGCTGTTATGGTAGCCATTGCGCTCCCACTTGGTCTCATTGCTTCGCGCTATCCAAACCGTTGGCCGGATCATGTGTCTCGTATACTGGCACTTGTTGGCGCGTCGATTCCGAGCTTTTGGATGGGACTGCTGCTCATTTACTTATTTTCCTTAAAGCTAGGCTGGCTGCCGACAAGCGGCAAGGGCAGCTTCGCACATATGATTTTGCCATCCATTACGCTCGGCTTTGCTATGGCTGCTGTCTATGCAAGGCTGCTTCGCTCCGGGCTGCTGGATAGTCTTTCCCAAGACTATATTAAGGCAGCAAGGGCGCGTGGGCTAGCTGAACACCGCATTTTAATTGGACATGCACTGCGTGCCGCGCTGCTTCCGGTTATTACAGTGTTCGGCGTTAGCTTTGGCAATTTGCTCGCAGGCTCCGTTGTCATTGAAACGCTGTTTGCTTGGCCGGGCCTTGGCAGCTTGGCGCTTGAAGCGATTTTTGAACGGGACTATCCGGTTATTCAAGGCTATGTGCTGGCGACGGGACTATTCGTTGTTGTGGTCAATCTGCTAGTTGATCTCAGCTACAGCTTGCTTGACCCACGGATACGTTTAGGAAAAGGAGCCGCCTCATGAATAGGAAAATATCCTCGGAGCTTTCTCTGCCGCTCAGAAGGACCTATAGGGGGCGGCAAATGCTGTATAACCGTACGATGCTGCTGGGTATGGGCTTGCTTGGAGTCATCATGCTGCTTGCGCTGTTAGGGCCAATTATTGTTCCTAATGATCCTTTAACGGTGCAAATGGGAGAACGGCTGCTTTCCCCAAGCTGGCAATACCCGCTTGGAACGGATCATCTCGGTCGATGCATTTTCACGAGGCTTGTTGTAGGTGCGCAGCTTACGCTAGGCATCTCAGCTATTGTTATTGTTACGGTCATCGTGATTGGCGTGCCGCTAGGGCTTATTTCGGGCTATATCGGTGGTCGCCTCGATTCGATGATTATGCGGCTTGTAGACGGCATGGGGGCGCTGCCGGAATTTATTTTTGCCATCGCGTTTGCCGGTTTTCTCGGACCCAGCCTGCCTAATTTGATTTTTGCCATTGTGCTGGTGAAATGGATTGGCTACGCCCGGGTTGTGCGAAGCGTCGCCTTATCTGAGCGCGAGAAGGAATATGTGCTGGCGGCAAAGGT
This window encodes:
- the nikC gene encoding nickel transporter permease, with the protein product MNRKISSELSLPLRRTYRGRQMLYNRTMLLGMGLLGVIMLLALLGPIIVPNDPLTVQMGERLLSPSWQYPLGTDHLGRCIFTRLVVGAQLTLGISAIVIVTVIVIGVPLGLISGYIGGRLDSMIMRLVDGMGALPEFIFAIAFAGFLGPSLPNLIFAIVLVKWIGYARVVRSVALSEREKEYVLAAKVAGCSTWTILHRHLLPQIISPIIVLAALDIGKIIMIISMLSYLGLGAQPPTPEWGAMLNDGRPYFQSAPQLMLYPGLAIMAIIIACNLLGEGLREALDVRSR
- the nikB gene encoding nickel ABC transporter permease, which translates into the protein MKLIKKRLIQLVFVLFILSLVVFILMKLAPGDPVLTLLHADEMSITQADEAALREELGFNQPVLVQYGKWMLRLIQLDLGTSYLKGRPVLDELLDKLPATIQLTASGLAVMVAIALPLGLIASRYPNRWPDHVSRILALVGASIPSFWMGLLLIYLFSLKLGWLPTSGKGSFAHMILPSITLGFAMAAVYARLLRSGLLDSLSQDYIKAARARGLAEHRILIGHALRAALLPVITVFGVSFGNLLAGSVVIETLFAWPGLGSLALEAIFERDYPVIQGYVLATGLFVVVVNLLVDLSYSLLDPRIRLGKGAAS